The Paramixta manurensis region GGCTCTGTTTTATCTTGATTTGCGGGGCGCTGAGCCTTGTCACCGTTAGCCTGAAACGCGCCGGTATCCCACTCTATCTGGATAAAGAGGGGAATGGCGAAAATGTGGTTAACCGCATTTTGTGGAATCTGATGATCTGTATTCCATTGATCGCCGCGCTGGCCTCCTGCATCGGCTACCTTGCTACCGCGCAGGCGCTGCTGGCCCGGCTGGAAACCTCGGTGGCGATTTGGTTTCTGCTGCTGGTTATTTACCATATTATTCGCCGCTGGATGCTTATTCAGCGGCGTCGGATCGCGTTTGATCGTGCGCGCCAACGGCGTGCCGATATGTTGGCGCACCGCGCGCGTGGCGAAGAGGAAAACACTAACCAGAGTACCGACAGCGTGGAGATCGATGAACCGGTTATCGATCTGGATGCCATCAGCGCGCAGTCATTACGGCTGGTACGTTCGATCCTGACGCTGATCGCGCTGGTTTCTTTGATCGTGCTGTGGTCGGAGATCCATTCGGCTTTCTCTTTTCTCGAAAATATTACGCTGTGGGATGCCAGCACCACGGTGCAGGGCATTGAGAGTATTCAACCCATCACGCTAGGCTCCTTATTGATTGCGATCCTGGTGTTGATCATTACCACGCAGTTGGTCCGCAATATGCCCGCCCTACTGGAACTGGCGCTGTTACAACATCTGAACCTTACGCCAGGTACCGGTTACGCCATTACGACCATGACCAAATATCTGCTGCTGCTGATTGGCGGCCTGGTCGGTTTCTCTATGATTGGTATCGAATGGGCGAAATTACAGTGGCTAGTGGCGGCACTCGGTGTCGGTGTCGGGATTGGTTTACAGGAGATCTTTGCTAACTTTTTCTCCGGCTTAATTATTCTGTTTGAAAAGCCGATCCGCATTGGCGATACCGTTACCATTCGCGATCTTACCGGTAGTATCACGCGCATCAATACCCGCGCCACCACCATTACCGACTGGGATCGCAAAGAGATCATTGTGCCGAACAAGGCGTTTATCACCGAACAGTTTGTTAACTGGTCGCTGTCTGATTCGGTCACCCGTGTGGTATTGACCATTCCCGCGCCGGTTAGCGTGAATAGTGAAGAGGTGACCAATGTGCTGAAGCAGGCGGCAGAGCGCTGTACTTGGGTGCTGGATACGCCACAGCCGGAGGCGTATCTTGTCGATCTTCAGCAAGGGATACAGTTATTTGAGTTGCGTATTCACGCGGCGGAAATGGGTCACCGGATGCCGTTACGCCACGAATTACATCAGTTGATTCTGCGTGGTTTCCAGGAACATGGCATTGAAATGCCGTTCCCGCCATTCCAGGTGCGGGTCGACACCGTGGAATCCAAAATGGCATCAAACCCAAATCGGCGTATTTTTAAATCCGGCGGCCTGTAACGGCCTCCCGCACCGTCAGGCGCGGGCAACCTTTTGATGGCGAACTAGCAGCGGTCTACCGGGAAAGCGATCACTTCTTGTAGCGACTGTGCTTTCAACGCCAGCATCACTAACCGATCCACCCCGAGCGCCACGCCGGAACACTCCGGCATACCGTGCGCTAACGCATCCAACAGGCGTGTATCTACCGGTTGCTGAGGTAATCCGCGTGCCTCACGGCGCCGATTATCCTGCTCAAACCGTTGACGCTGTTCACGGCTATCGGTCAGTTCACGGAAACCATTACACAGCTCAATGCCTTTAAAATAGACTTCAAAACGTTCGGCAACGCGGTGATCTTCGGTGCTGATTTCCGCCAGCGCCGCTTGGGTCGCCGGAAAGTGATAAATAAAGGTAGGTTTTTCCTGCCCAATTTTGGGTTCAACGCCGAGCATAAACAGCAGTTGCAACAGCGTGTCGCGATCCTCTTCGGCGTTGGCTAAACTCCCAGCGCCCAGTTTATCGGCCACTTCGCGCAATTGTGTTTTATCGGCGGACAAAGGATCGATCTCCAGATGGCGGATAAAGGCCTGTTGGTAGGAGAGGCTTTCCGCACTGCCGCACTCCAAAACCTGTTGCAGCAAATCATCCACTTCATTCATCAGGCGATACATATCGTAATGCGGACGATACCACTCCAGCATGGTGAACTCAGGATTGTGATGACGCCCGGCTTCTTCATTACGGAAACTACGGCACAGTTGATAGATCGGGCCGCTGCCCGCCGCCAGTAGGC contains the following coding sequences:
- the epmA gene encoding elongation factor P--(R)-beta-lysine ligase, which translates into the protein MSETASWQPSAPIANLLKRATIMNEIRRFFADRGVLEVETPAMSQATVTDIHLFPFQTHFVGPGAANGLDLYLMTSPEYHMKRLLAAGSGPIYQLCRSFRNEEAGRHHNPEFTMLEWYRPHYDMYRLMNEVDDLLQQVLECGSAESLSYQQAFIRHLEIDPLSADKTQLREVADKLGAGSLANAEEDRDTLLQLLFMLGVEPKIGQEKPTFIYHFPATQAALAEISTEDHRVAERFEVYFKGIELCNGFRELTDSREQRQRFEQDNRRREARGLPQQPVDTRLLDALAHGMPECSGVALGVDRLVMLALKAQSLQEVIAFPVDRC